One genomic window of Nicotiana sylvestris chromosome 10, ASM39365v2, whole genome shotgun sequence includes the following:
- the LOC138879239 gene encoding uncharacterized protein, with amino-acid sequence MPDNEKFMIVEAWKHADFLCKGYILSALEDDLYNVYSAMSTSKKLWDTLEKKYKTEDASLKKFVIAKFQDYKMIDNKTVGTHVQEIQLIFQDLVAEGMVLNEAFQVAAMIEKLPPS; translated from the coding sequence ATGCCGGACAATGAGAAATTCATGATTGTTGAGGCATGGAAACATGCAGATTTTCTTTGCAAAGGCTATATCTTAAGCGCTTTAGAGGATGACTTGTACAATGTGTACAGTGCAATGAGTACTTCGAAAAAATTATGGGACACACTTGAGAAGAAATACAAGACTGAAGATGCATCTTTGAAGAAGTTCGTGATTGCTAAGTTTCAAGACTATAAAATGATAGACAACAAAACTGTTGGAACCCATGTTCAGGAGATTCAACTTATTTTTCAAGACCTCGTTGCTGAAGGTATGGTCCTGAATGAAGCTTTTCAAGTGGCTGCAatgattgaaaaattgcctcctTCGTAG